One stretch of Heptranchias perlo isolate sHepPer1 chromosome 29, sHepPer1.hap1, whole genome shotgun sequence DNA includes these proteins:
- the LOC137299593 gene encoding growth arrest and DNA damage-inducible protein GADD45 beta-like, whose translation MTLEDTTGTDNTSKKMQTIDEALEDLLVAAQRQGYLTVGVYESAKLMNVDPDSVVLCLLAADEEDEGDIALQIHFTLIQAFCCENDINIVRLRGVKRLEELLEAGDESAEPRDMHCMLVTNSHTDVWKCEALEEVGSYCEESRSKNQWVPIVSLQER comes from the exons ATGACTCTGGAAGATACCACTGGAACTGACAACACGAGCAAAAA gaTGCAGACGATCGATGAAGCTTTGGAAGACTTACTGGTTGCTGCTCAGCGCCAGGGCTATTTAACCGTTGGCGTTTACGAGTCCGCGAAACTAATGAATGT CGACCCAGACAGTGTAGTTCTGTGTCTCCTGGCGGCCGATGAGGAGGACGAGGGCGACATCGCCCTGCAGATACACTTCACCCTGATCCAGGCTTTTTGCTGCGAGAACGACATCAACATCGTGCGGCTGCGGGGAGTCAAGCGGCTGGAAGAACTCCTGGAGGCTGGGGACGAGAGTGCCGAACCCCGGGACATGCACTGCATGCTTGTCACG AACTCTCATACCGATGTTTGGAAATGCGAAGCCCTGGAGGAAGTCGGAAGCTATTGCGAGGAAAGCAGAAGCAAGAACCAGTGGGTCCCTATCGTTTCCCTGCAAGAACGCTGA